Proteins co-encoded in one Chloroflexota bacterium genomic window:
- a CDS encoding B12-binding domain-containing radical SAM protein, which translates to MRVAISFPPFESAKGIPLLSQNRQYQVFSTGRSEGHGLVGALNRFVGDNATVIFPVLPALAATLLQRHGHEAVWLDGIAEGWDWEAYCREVELARPDLMMIETKTPSAPPLYHAIADLKARFPEMTIALVGDHVTAFPEEPFLFCPVDYVIRGGQFDFAILNLADFLEGRDDLGGGVFWRHDETEIVNSGEEPDPPVREAVRPHIDRQLAKWELYAYRNGNFLKKGTYGWATGATSADCWWRRRVPGGPRRGGGGCTFCSWTSMLPTWSVRPVDDYLDELEQLVDLGVEEVFDDTGTFPAGRWLTDFCTGFRERGLHKVLMMGCNMRADALSQAEYEMLGDSNFRFILYGIESANQRTLDLLNKGTTVRQQWESVKWASEAGLEPHVTCMVGYPWETFEEAKRTIDFTRETFDRGWINTLQGTIVIPYPGTQLYAQAREHDWLRFDGPEHWERYDMREPVLRSPIPTPEIMGLVQSLYTSFLTPRYVTRKLLHAGKSRDHFRYYVVRGSRYIVGHMLDFRKGQLDAGETGAAPVDTGVAELPARLFTAGGSTAPIDASLLEPSAPEAAPAIAGG; encoded by the coding sequence GTGAGAGTTGCCATCAGCTTTCCGCCGTTCGAAAGCGCCAAGGGCATCCCGCTCCTCAGTCAGAATCGGCAATACCAGGTCTTTTCGACGGGCCGCAGCGAGGGCCATGGGCTCGTGGGTGCGCTGAACCGCTTCGTCGGCGACAACGCCACCGTTATTTTTCCGGTGTTGCCCGCGCTGGCGGCCACGCTGCTGCAACGGCATGGCCACGAGGCCGTCTGGCTGGATGGGATCGCCGAAGGCTGGGACTGGGAAGCCTACTGTCGAGAGGTGGAGCTGGCGCGTCCCGACCTGATGATGATCGAAACCAAGACGCCCAGCGCGCCACCGCTCTACCACGCCATCGCCGACCTCAAGGCGCGGTTTCCCGAGATGACCATTGCGCTGGTGGGCGACCACGTCACCGCGTTTCCCGAAGAGCCGTTTCTCTTTTGCCCCGTCGACTATGTGATCCGGGGCGGCCAGTTCGACTTCGCCATTTTGAATCTTGCCGACTTCCTGGAGGGTCGCGACGACCTTGGAGGCGGCGTGTTCTGGCGTCATGACGAGACTGAGATCGTCAACTCCGGCGAAGAGCCGGATCCGCCGGTCCGGGAAGCCGTCCGTCCGCACATCGACCGCCAGCTGGCCAAGTGGGAGCTCTACGCCTATCGCAACGGCAACTTCCTGAAGAAGGGCACCTACGGCTGGGCAACCGGCGCAACCAGCGCCGACTGCTGGTGGCGGCGGCGAGTGCCCGGGGGGCCGCGGCGCGGTGGCGGCGGGTGCACGTTCTGCTCCTGGACCAGCATGCTGCCGACGTGGTCCGTCAGGCCCGTTGACGACTATCTGGACGAATTGGAGCAGCTCGTCGATCTCGGCGTCGAGGAAGTGTTCGACGACACGGGCACGTTCCCTGCGGGACGCTGGCTCACCGACTTTTGCACCGGATTCCGCGAGCGCGGTTTGCACAAGGTCCTGATGATGGGCTGCAACATGCGGGCCGATGCCCTGTCCCAGGCCGAATACGAAATGCTGGGCGACAGCAACTTCCGCTTCATTCTCTACGGCATCGAGTCGGCCAATCAGCGCACCCTTGATCTGCTCAACAAGGGCACCACGGTTCGCCAGCAGTGGGAGTCGGTGAAGTGGGCCAGCGAGGCGGGCCTCGAGCCGCATGTGACCTGCATGGTCGGCTACCCGTGGGAGACGTTCGAGGAGGCCAAGCGGACCATCGACTTCACGCGCGAGACCTTCGACCGCGGCTGGATCAATACCCTGCAGGGCACCATCGTCATTCCCTACCCGGGCACTCAGCTCTACGCGCAGGCGCGCGAGCACGACTGGCTCCGGTTCGACGGCCCGGAGCACTGGGAACGCTACGACATGCGAGAGCCCGTGCTGCGGTCGCCAATTCCCACGCCGGAGATCATGGGCTTGGTGCAGTCGCTCTACACCAGCTTTCTCACGCCGCGCTACGTGACCCGCAAGCTGCTGCACGCGGGCAAGAGCCGCGACCACTTCCGTTACTACGTGGTGCGCGGGTCGCGCTACATCGTCGGCCACATGCTCGACTTTCGGAAGGGACAGCTTGACGCCGGCGAGACCGGCGCCGCACCGGTCGACACGGGTGTCGCCGAGCTTCCCGCCAGGCTCTTCACCGCCGGCGGGTCAACCGCGCCGATCGACGCAAGCCTGCTTGAGCCTTCGGCACCCGAAGCTGCACCGGCGATCGCCGGAGGCTAG
- a CDS encoding carboxylate-amine ligase yields the protein MPSGTGGDAHDDLAITLGVEEEFFLVDPASRDLLVDPDVRIFEASEENRGPHKISRELLRTQIEAISRVCASVAEVRAALQETRRVVIQAAETFGAALMAASTHPFAEWRAQATTPRERYERFTTTYQESVRRFLIGGMHVHAGFGDPDERVRVMTAMRRYLPLLHALSTNSPFNGGHDTGFKSYRLNLVGNLPRTSLPGPLWSRADYDRLVADYQRMDFITDGSELWWDIRPSHAHPTIEMRICDVCTRIDDAMCLVAIYASLVRRLLRRHREGALPPEPPTEIIAENRWLAQRYGVVAFFGDERGGGRKDIGDLTDELVEDLAEDARALGCEAELRHACTIIREGTGADRQLDLYRLRRLEGDTREEALRRVVDLVLTETRASVDA from the coding sequence ATGCCCTCCGGGACCGGCGGCGACGCCCATGACGACCTGGCAATCACGCTCGGGGTCGAAGAGGAGTTTTTTCTCGTCGATCCCGCGTCGCGCGATTTGCTGGTGGACCCCGACGTTCGCATTTTCGAAGCGTCCGAGGAAAACCGCGGGCCGCACAAGATTTCTCGGGAGCTGCTGCGCACCCAGATCGAGGCAATCTCGCGGGTGTGCGCGTCGGTGGCCGAGGTTCGCGCCGCATTGCAGGAGACTCGCCGGGTTGTGATCCAGGCGGCGGAGACCTTTGGGGCGGCGCTGATGGCCGCCTCTACCCATCCGTTCGCGGAATGGCGGGCGCAGGCCACCACCCCGCGCGAGCGTTACGAACGATTCACGACCACGTATCAGGAGAGCGTTCGGCGATTCCTGATCGGCGGCATGCACGTCCACGCGGGATTTGGCGACCCGGATGAGCGAGTGCGCGTGATGACCGCCATGCGGCGCTACCTGCCGCTGCTGCACGCGCTTTCCACCAACTCGCCGTTTAACGGAGGCCACGACACCGGCTTCAAGTCCTACCGCCTCAACCTTGTGGGCAACCTGCCGCGCACCAGCCTGCCCGGTCCCCTGTGGTCGCGCGCCGACTATGACCGCCTGGTGGCCGACTATCAGCGCATGGACTTCATCACCGACGGCAGCGAGCTGTGGTGGGACATTCGCCCCTCCCACGCCCATCCCACCATCGAGATGCGCATCTGCGATGTCTGCACGCGCATCGACGACGCAATGTGCCTCGTGGCCATCTACGCGTCGCTTGTCCGGCGGTTGCTCCGCCGGCACCGGGAGGGCGCGCTGCCGCCGGAGCCGCCGACCGAGATCATTGCCGAGAACCGCTGGCTGGCCCAGCGCTACGGCGTGGTTGCATTCTTTGGCGACGAGCGGGGCGGCGGGCGGAAGGACATCGGCGACTTGACGGACGAGCTCGTGGAGGACCTGGCTGAGGACGCCCGTGCGCTTGGCTGCGAGGCCGAGCTGCGCCACGCGTGCACCATCATCCGCGAGGGAACCGGCGCCGACCGGCAGCTCGATCTGTATCGCCTCCGGCGGCTGGAAGGGGACACGCGCGAAGAGGCCCTGCGCCGCGTCGTCGATCTGGTGCTCACCGAAACTCGGGCCAGCGTGGACGCGTGA
- a CDS encoding lactate racemase domain-containing protein, producing the protein MNVRSQVLQAEASPAVTTPDAAAVIADALSELPLDASRVLVLAPDDTRKIPVSQTFRAVWQALQGRTAAVDVMIAQGTHASMPEAAKRQWVFGAEAYPGVPILDHEWARADALVEIGSVSLAEQQARFGDYGDLAPGLGFDSDMPVRINRRLLDCDRVILITRVQPHEGAGFAGGAKQIFPGVSGPEMINLLHTIGSLRGARAIQGVLDNPVRELIDDMTSKVPVPLTTIALVVDDATGSTRGVFVQPDGWREVTRAAAALSAEVNIRYTTRRVSRTVAATPRLPDGTWMYPELWTGAKGVFRGDDTVADGGELILYAPGVREISATHGRAIRQVGLHGWPFLLAHPEAWQPHGVSPLALTLGVLIKGDAPMIDGRETPRIDVHLATGMSPDECRALDVGYEDPDQVAREIEAAPADVIDDDRLVMHNAGSVLWRFRAPNGQSGP; encoded by the coding sequence ATGAACGTCCGATCCCAGGTGCTCCAGGCCGAGGCGTCGCCCGCCGTCACGACCCCAGACGCCGCGGCCGTGATCGCCGATGCGCTGTCCGAGCTCCCGCTCGATGCGTCCCGCGTGCTGGTGCTGGCGCCCGACGACACCCGCAAGATCCCCGTCAGCCAAACCTTTCGGGCCGTGTGGCAGGCGCTCCAGGGGCGTACCGCCGCAGTGGACGTCATGATTGCGCAGGGCACCCACGCCTCAATGCCCGAAGCCGCCAAGCGGCAGTGGGTATTCGGTGCCGAGGCCTATCCCGGGGTCCCCATCCTCGACCACGAGTGGGCGCGGGCGGACGCCCTGGTCGAAATCGGCTCCGTGTCGCTGGCCGAACAGCAGGCCCGTTTCGGCGACTACGGGGATCTCGCGCCCGGGCTGGGATTCGACAGCGACATGCCGGTGCGGATCAACCGCCGGCTGCTCGACTGCGACCGCGTGATTCTGATCACGCGCGTGCAGCCGCACGAGGGCGCGGGCTTCGCCGGAGGCGCCAAGCAGATCTTTCCCGGCGTCTCGGGACCCGAGATGATCAACCTGCTCCACACCATCGGCAGCCTGCGTGGCGCGCGGGCCATTCAAGGCGTGCTCGACAACCCGGTGCGCGAGCTGATCGACGACATGACCAGCAAGGTGCCGGTTCCCCTCACCACCATCGCCCTGGTGGTCGACGACGCCACGGGATCTACGCGCGGCGTGTTCGTGCAGCCGGACGGATGGCGCGAGGTCACGCGCGCGGCGGCGGCGCTCAGCGCCGAGGTCAACATCCGCTACACCACCCGCCGCGTCTCGCGCACGGTGGCGGCCACGCCGCGCCTGCCCGACGGCACGTGGATGTATCCCGAGCTTTGGACCGGCGCCAAGGGCGTCTTTCGGGGCGACGACACGGTGGCCGACGGCGGCGAACTCATCCTGTACGCCCCCGGCGTTCGCGAGATTTCCGCGACGCACGGCCGCGCGATCCGCCAGGTGGGACTCCACGGGTGGCCATTCCTGCTGGCCCATCCCGAGGCCTGGCAGCCGCATGGCGTCAGTCCCTTGGCGCTCACCCTGGGCGTCTTGATCAAAGGTGACGCGCCCATGATCGACGGGCGTGAAACGCCGCGTATCGACGTCCACCTGGCCACCGGTATGTCCCCCGACGAATGCCGCGCCCTCGACGTCGGCTACGAGGACCCCGATCAGGTGGCGCGCGAGATCGAAGCCGCGCCGGCCGACGTCATCGACGACGACCGACTCGTCATGCACAACGCCGGCAGCGTCCTATGGCGATTTCGGGCGCCCAACGGCCAGTCGGGGCCGTAG
- a CDS encoding glycosyltransferase codes for MPTPLQILLIMNGLVREQVDGGCVRIIEIAKQWQRAGHDIHLMGSIQAGASCRQWGLEPTLHTSRWRGGHSRWWLALHSITVCLFLPLSLWRLRPDLIVTSHDQPYDVLPGVMLKLWRWRRARLAVSVPMMPGWRFWRRRGPPWYNALAFLFAQRVSLLLAALFADRTIAVARATARQLRRSRFPMGRVTAVACGVNLRDLRGVAPSPQTPKYDAVSVGRLAAAKGVFDLVDAWARVAAQKPDAKLAIIGDGPDQDLVQERVRRLGLSDNVDLLGAIGSDEKNRCVGACRLFTLPSHEESWSIAMGEAMALGTPVVAYDLPELLEVWGDAYHAVTEGDIPALAGAILSLLDNESRRRELAERGAARVSELDWSVIAERELQLLMGDSADDDALGVDPWLVASSDSRAAARAPHSRPPKIATN; via the coding sequence GTGCCCACGCCGTTGCAAATCCTGCTGATCATGAACGGTTTGGTGCGCGAGCAAGTCGACGGCGGGTGCGTCAGGATCATTGAGATCGCCAAGCAGTGGCAGCGGGCCGGCCATGACATTCACCTGATGGGTAGCATCCAGGCCGGTGCTTCGTGCCGGCAATGGGGTCTCGAACCGACACTGCACACCAGCCGCTGGCGCGGCGGCCACAGCCGTTGGTGGCTGGCGTTGCACTCGATAACCGTATGCCTCTTTCTTCCGCTATCGCTGTGGCGCCTCCGCCCCGATCTCATCGTGACATCGCATGATCAGCCCTACGATGTCCTGCCCGGCGTCATGCTCAAGCTCTGGCGCTGGCGGCGCGCGCGCCTGGCCGTCTCGGTGCCGATGATGCCGGGCTGGCGGTTTTGGCGCCGCCGAGGGCCGCCCTGGTACAACGCGCTTGCCTTCCTGTTCGCCCAACGCGTCTCCCTGCTCCTCGCGGCGCTGTTCGCGGACCGCACCATCGCCGTGGCCCGCGCCACCGCGCGCCAGCTCCGTCGCAGCAGATTTCCCATGGGCCGGGTCACCGCGGTTGCCTGCGGCGTGAATCTGCGGGACCTCCGCGGCGTTGCCCCGAGCCCGCAAACACCGAAATACGACGCGGTGTCGGTTGGCCGCTTGGCCGCCGCCAAGGGTGTCTTTGACCTTGTCGATGCGTGGGCGCGTGTCGCCGCGCAGAAGCCGGACGCCAAGCTCGCGATCATCGGCGACGGACCCGACCAGGACCTCGTGCAGGAGCGCGTGCGACGACTTGGTCTTTCGGACAACGTTGACTTGCTCGGCGCGATCGGTTCTGACGAAAAGAACCGGTGTGTCGGTGCTTGCCGTCTGTTCACGTTGCCGTCGCATGAGGAGAGTTGGTCAATTGCGATGGGCGAGGCCATGGCCCTTGGCACGCCGGTTGTCGCCTACGATCTGCCTGAACTCCTTGAGGTCTGGGGTGACGCCTATCACGCGGTAACCGAAGGCGACATCCCGGCTCTCGCCGGCGCAATCCTTTCTCTTCTGGACAACGAATCCCGCCGTCGCGAGCTTGCCGAGCGGGGCGCGGCCCGCGTGAGCGAGCTCGATTGGTCGGTGATCGCCGAGCGCGAGCTTCAGCTACTCATGGGAGACTCGGCTGATGACGATGCGCTCGGCGTGGACCCTTGGTTGGTGGCGTCGTCCGACTCTCGCGCGGCCGCCCGCGCGCCGCACTCCAGGCCTCCGAAGATCGCGACAAACTAG
- a CDS encoding glycosyltransferase codes for MSIIIVAARRTAYLDEALAAITRLKRPPRETIVVLDEGPPGDLGSTQCIVSGPTGPAQKRDMGAAAAGGAWLAFLDDDAYPAPGWLEASAPHFENPAVSAVGGPGVTPPNDEFRAKVSGWTYASWIVSGPTRFRYVPGRRRAVDDFPSMNLMVRRSVFEAVGGFDSAFYPGEDTKLCLEIVCRGGGIVYEPGALVYHHRRPVMRGHLRQIAHYGRHRGYFARVFPETSRRLQYFIPSLWLLWLVIAALASIWVEPIRWLLLGSLAIYTAAVVGSAIHATRDSGSAGIGAAVAPAIVASHLCYGWHFLGGLVRPRPPSS; via the coding sequence GTGTCCATCATCATCGTCGCGGCGCGCCGGACCGCCTATCTCGACGAGGCGCTGGCGGCCATCACGCGCCTGAAACGTCCGCCTCGGGAGACGATCGTCGTTCTTGACGAGGGGCCGCCAGGCGATCTGGGTTCAACCCAGTGCATCGTGAGTGGCCCAACCGGTCCGGCGCAAAAGCGCGACATGGGGGCGGCGGCCGCCGGCGGAGCCTGGCTGGCGTTCCTCGACGACGACGCGTATCCCGCCCCCGGCTGGCTCGAAGCGTCCGCGCCCCACTTCGAGAATCCAGCTGTGTCGGCGGTCGGGGGTCCGGGCGTCACCCCGCCGAACGACGAATTCCGCGCGAAGGTATCCGGTTGGACCTACGCGTCATGGATCGTGTCCGGTCCCACCCGTTTCCGCTATGTGCCGGGTCGGCGCCGCGCCGTAGACGACTTTCCCTCGATGAATCTGATGGTGCGACGTTCGGTGTTCGAGGCCGTTGGCGGGTTCGATAGCGCCTTCTATCCGGGGGAGGACACCAAGCTGTGCCTGGAGATCGTTTGCCGCGGCGGCGGCATCGTGTATGAGCCCGGCGCGCTGGTCTATCACCATCGGCGGCCGGTGATGCGCGGTCACCTGCGGCAGATCGCGCACTACGGGCGGCATCGCGGCTATTTCGCCCGCGTGTTTCCGGAGACATCGCGCCGACTCCAATACTTCATCCCCAGCCTGTGGTTGCTGTGGCTGGTCATCGCCGCGCTGGCGTCCATTTGGGTTGAGCCGATTCGGTGGCTGCTGCTTGGCAGCCTCGCCATATACACCGCAGCGGTGGTGGGAAGCGCGATACACGCGACGCGCGACTCGGGCAGCGCGGGGATCGGAGCGGCCGTTGCCCCGGCGATTGTCGCCAGCCACCTCTGCTATGGCTGGCACTTCTTGGGTGGTCTGGTACGTCCGCGTCCGCCGTCGTCCTAG
- a CDS encoding glycosyltransferase family 2 protein — MTAEASLNPSEPGDTPTHELPDLSVVIPTYRQSDVIGHQVGEVLRALDGLGCGYELLVVVDGDEDGTSEALARIEHERLRVAVHERNAGKGEAVRRGLLAVAGRSRAFLDGGGDIPPQCLVEAYRLHVESGADIVVGSKLHAQSVVEYPLARRVYSWGYRQLTRLLFGLAVRDTQVGLKIYAAPVVEQVFPHVRTSGFAFDIEALALAIRLGFRTIVEAPVIVRDRYPSTIRPTTAATMFVETLMVAGRLRRFDPE; from the coding sequence ATGACGGCCGAGGCATCCCTCAATCCATCCGAGCCAGGCGACACGCCGACTCACGAGCTTCCCGACCTGTCGGTCGTGATCCCGACCTACCGGCAGTCCGACGTCATCGGCCACCAGGTCGGTGAGGTTCTGCGGGCGTTGGACGGCCTTGGCTGCGGCTATGAGTTGCTGGTCGTTGTGGACGGCGATGAGGACGGCACATCGGAAGCGCTCGCGCGAATTGAGCACGAACGGCTGCGCGTCGCCGTGCATGAGCGGAATGCGGGCAAGGGTGAGGCCGTGCGCCGCGGGCTGCTGGCGGTTGCCGGGCGCTCGCGGGCCTTTCTCGACGGCGGCGGCGACATTCCCCCGCAGTGCCTCGTGGAGGCCTATCGGCTCCACGTCGAGTCGGGGGCGGACATCGTGGTCGGATCAAAGCTGCACGCCCAGTCCGTAGTCGAATATCCGCTGGCGCGCCGCGTCTATAGCTGGGGATACCGGCAGCTCACGCGCTTGCTCTTCGGTCTCGCCGTGCGCGACACGCAGGTCGGGCTGAAGATCTATGCGGCGCCGGTCGTCGAGCAGGTGTTTCCTCACGTGCGCACGTCCGGCTTTGCCTTTGACATCGAGGCGTTGGCGCTGGCGATTCGCCTTGGGTTCCGCACCATCGTCGAGGCGCCCGTGATCGTTCGAGACCGCTATCCCAGCACGATCCGACCGACCACCGCCGCCACGATGTTCGTCGAGACGCTGATGGTGGCGGGCCGCCTGCGCCGGTTCGACCCTGAATAG
- a CDS encoding M3 family oligoendopeptidase produces the protein MTVAPSSSADGVVWDLSALYAGLDDPRIERDHDTADTRAQDFATRYRGKLGELSASGLREALQELEDIYELMDAPVIFAHLQHAAHSDDPAAGRLLNSTQARSTEIRRHLIFFDLEWVHLDDDRAAELMADPRLAGFAYLLERERRTKPHRLAEGEEQVMDEKANTGSRSWSRLFDEITSRITCEVEIDGERRTLTEAETLAQLYNPNRDTRRSAAAGLTAALAAQQHPLTYVFNVRLQDHAIDDRLRHYPMPIAARNLANEIEPAAVEALVAACEAGFGIVQRYYRLKRRLLGLDELFDYDRYAPIRADDTVYAWDRCREIVVDSYAAFSETLGGIASRAFEERWIDAELRLGKRGGAFSAGSTTQTHPYVLCNYTDRIRDVMTVAHELGHAAHQFLSRDVGYLQAHTPLTTAETASVFGEMLVFRRLLEAQPSDQARLSLLASKIEDSFATVFRQIVMHRFEESAHAARRDEGELPAERLSELWIDANEPMHGDAVTLTDDYRTWWSYIPHFVHSPFYVYAYAFGELLVLALLQVYDERGDAFAPAYTEMLSRGGSVSPEALVRPMGIDLNDPSFWSGGVTILGDMVAQAEALASRVA, from the coding sequence ATGACCGTCGCGCCATCCAGTTCTGCCGACGGCGTCGTCTGGGACCTGTCCGCGCTCTATGCCGGACTCGACGATCCACGCATCGAGCGCGACCACGACACCGCCGACACCCGCGCCCAGGACTTCGCCACCCGCTATCGGGGAAAACTGGGGGAGCTGTCCGCCTCCGGCCTTCGCGAGGCCCTCCAGGAGCTTGAAGACATCTATGAGCTCATGGACGCGCCGGTGATCTTCGCGCATCTGCAGCACGCGGCCCACAGCGACGACCCGGCCGCCGGACGACTGCTCAACAGCACCCAGGCGCGTAGCACCGAGATTCGCCGCCATCTCATCTTCTTCGACTTGGAGTGGGTGCACCTCGATGACGACCGCGCCGCCGAGCTGATGGCCGATCCGCGGCTGGCCGGATTTGCCTATCTGCTTGAGCGCGAGCGCCGCACCAAGCCGCATCGCCTGGCCGAAGGCGAAGAGCAGGTCATGGATGAGAAGGCCAACACCGGGTCGCGCTCGTGGTCGCGCCTGTTCGACGAAATCACCAGCCGCATCACCTGCGAGGTGGAAATCGACGGCGAGCGGCGCACCCTGACCGAAGCCGAAACGCTGGCCCAGCTATACAACCCCAACCGCGACACCCGCCGCAGTGCCGCGGCCGGCCTCACCGCCGCGCTCGCGGCCCAGCAGCATCCGCTCACCTACGTCTTCAACGTTCGCCTGCAGGATCACGCCATCGACGACCGGCTGCGGCACTACCCGATGCCCATCGCCGCCCGCAACCTGGCCAACGAGATCGAGCCGGCGGCCGTCGAGGCGCTGGTGGCCGCCTGCGAGGCCGGGTTCGGCATCGTGCAGCGGTATTACCGCCTCAAGCGGCGCCTGCTCGGACTGGACGAGCTCTTCGACTACGACCGCTATGCACCCATCAGGGCCGACGACACCGTCTACGCGTGGGACCGCTGCCGCGAGATCGTGGTTGATAGCTACGCCGCCTTTTCGGAAACGCTCGGCGGCATCGCCTCGCGGGCGTTCGAGGAGCGCTGGATCGATGCGGAGTTGCGCCTCGGCAAACGCGGCGGAGCGTTCAGCGCCGGGTCGACCACGCAGACCCATCCCTACGTGCTCTGCAACTACACCGATCGCATCCGCGACGTCATGACGGTCGCCCACGAACTGGGCCATGCCGCGCACCAGTTTCTGTCGCGCGACGTGGGCTACCTGCAGGCGCACACGCCCTTGACCACCGCCGAAACCGCCTCGGTGTTCGGGGAGATGCTGGTCTTTCGCCGTCTGCTGGAGGCCCAGCCGTCCGACCAGGCGCGCCTGTCGTTGCTGGCGAGCAAAATCGAAGACAGCTTCGCCACCGTGTTCCGGCAGATTGTCATGCACCGTTTCGAGGAGTCCGCCCACGCGGCCCGCCGCGACGAGGGGGAGCTGCCCGCGGAGCGCCTGAGCGAGCTGTGGATTGACGCCAACGAGCCGATGCACGGCGACGCGGTCACCCTCACCGACGACTACCGCACCTGGTGGAGCTACATCCCGCACTTCGTGCACTCGCCGTTCTACGTCTATGCCTACGCATTCGGCGAACTGCTCGTCCTGGCGCTGCTCCAGGTCTACGACGAGCGCGGGGACGCCTTCGCGCCGGCATACACCGAGATGCTGAGCCGCGGCGGCTCGGTTTCGCCTGAGGCATTGGTCCGTCCGATGGGCATCGATCTGAATGACCCGAGCTTCTGGTCGGGAGGGGTGACAATATTGGGCGACATGGTGGCTCAGGCCGAGGCGCTGGCCTCCCGCGTCGCATGA